One window of the Allosaccharopolyspora coralli genome contains the following:
- a CDS encoding tripartite tricarboxylate transporter permease, whose protein sequence is MVESVGLLLDGFATALSPINLLWAAIGVLLGTAIGVLPGIGPAMAVALLLPVTFALEPTAAFIMFAGIYFGGMFGGSTTSILLNTPGESAAVVAAIEGNPMARKGRGSQALATAAIGHFIGAVVGITLLVLLAPTIADLAVNIGAPDFFAIMMLAFIAVTSVLGSSRIRGFASLLIGLTIGIIGLDEMTGQQRLTFGILHLSDGIDVVIVAVGLFAIGESLWVAAHLRRSSGKPIPVGQPWLGADDLRRTWKPWLRGPVIGFPFGAIPAGGAEIPTFLSYVTEKRLSKRRKEFGTGAIEGVAGPESAASASAAGTMVSLLTLGLPTTAVAAVMLAAFQQYGLQPGPLLFQREPDLVWALIASMFIGSVLLLVLNLPLAPVWAKLLQIPRPYLYAGILFFASVGAYAVGGQPLDLIVLFVIGAIGFAMRRYGLPVLPAIIAVILGPSAEQQMRRALQISDGNVSGLVNTPFAITVYVVIALVLLWPVLFRLIRRPSTQDDAERERVDV, encoded by the coding sequence ATGGTGGAGTCGGTAGGACTGCTCCTGGACGGGTTCGCGACCGCGCTGAGCCCGATCAACCTGCTGTGGGCGGCGATCGGCGTGCTGCTGGGCACCGCCATCGGGGTGCTGCCCGGCATCGGACCCGCGATGGCGGTGGCGCTGCTGCTCCCGGTGACGTTCGCGCTCGAACCCACCGCGGCGTTCATCATGTTCGCCGGGATCTACTTCGGAGGCATGTTCGGCGGTTCCACGACGTCGATTCTGCTGAACACGCCAGGGGAGAGTGCGGCGGTGGTGGCCGCGATCGAAGGCAACCCGATGGCCCGCAAGGGACGCGGGTCCCAAGCACTGGCCACGGCCGCGATCGGCCACTTCATCGGGGCCGTCGTCGGCATCACACTGCTCGTGCTGCTCGCGCCGACGATCGCCGACCTCGCGGTGAACATCGGCGCTCCCGACTTCTTCGCGATCATGATGCTGGCGTTCATCGCCGTGACCTCGGTCCTCGGGTCGTCCCGCATCCGGGGATTCGCGTCGCTGCTGATCGGCCTGACCATCGGGATCATCGGCCTGGACGAGATGACCGGCCAGCAGCGGCTGACCTTCGGGATTCTGCACCTCTCCGACGGGATCGACGTCGTCATCGTCGCCGTGGGGTTGTTCGCCATCGGCGAGTCGCTGTGGGTCGCCGCGCATCTACGGCGCTCCTCGGGCAAACCGATCCCGGTCGGGCAGCCCTGGCTCGGTGCCGACGACCTCCGTCGCACATGGAAGCCGTGGCTGCGCGGACCCGTGATCGGCTTCCCGTTCGGCGCGATCCCGGCCGGGGGAGCGGAAATCCCGACCTTCCTGTCCTATGTGACCGAGAAGCGACTCTCCAAGCGTCGCAAGGAGTTCGGTACCGGCGCCATCGAAGGCGTCGCCGGTCCGGAATCCGCTGCGAGCGCGTCGGCGGCGGGCACGATGGTCTCGTTGCTGACGTTGGGACTGCCGACCACGGCCGTCGCGGCGGTCATGCTCGCCGCGTTCCAGCAGTACGGTCTCCAACCGGGGCCGCTGTTGTTCCAGCGCGAGCCCGATCTGGTGTGGGCCTTGATCGCGAGCATGTTCATCGGCTCGGTGTTGCTGCTCGTGCTCAACCTGCCGCTGGCTCCGGTGTGGGCGAAGCTGCTGCAGATTCCGCGGCCGTATCTGTACGCGGGCATCCTGTTCTTCGCCAGCGTCGGTGCGTACGCGGTCGGTGGTCAGCCGTTGGATCTGATCGTGCTGTTCGTCATCGGTGCGATCGGTTTCGCGATGCGCCGCTACGGGCTGCCGGTACTACCGGCGATCATCGCGGTGATCCTCGGCCCGTCGGCCGAGCAGCAGATGCGGCGGGCGTTGCAGATCAGCGACGGCAACGTCTCGGGGCTCGTCAACACACCGTTCGCGATCACCGTCTACGTCGTCATCGCCCTGGTCCTGCTGTGGCCGGTGCTGTTCCGACTGATCCGGCGTCCTTCCACACAGGACGACGCGGAGCGTGAGCGCGTCGACGTCTGA
- a CDS encoding tripartite tricarboxylate transporter TctB family protein, with protein MSETTTAEQTAPHTTTHATSWWREHSELGVCALLAALGVFVLVDAALIETDFAQRGPIGPKTAPVAIGIALLLVAAILAVEVLRGGRAQAESGEDIDLSAPSDWRTVLLLAAAFLANAALVDVIGFPLSGMILFWGSAYALGSRNTVRDPLVAAVLSIVTFLAFNNLLGVPLPGGPLMGVL; from the coding sequence ATGAGCGAGACCACTACCGCAGAGCAGACCGCACCGCACACCACGACTCACGCGACAAGCTGGTGGCGCGAGCACTCCGAACTCGGCGTCTGCGCACTGCTGGCGGCACTCGGCGTGTTCGTGCTCGTCGACGCCGCACTCATCGAGACCGACTTCGCCCAACGCGGGCCGATCGGGCCGAAGACCGCCCCGGTCGCCATCGGCATCGCTCTGCTCCTGGTCGCGGCGATCCTCGCCGTCGAAGTGCTGCGCGGTGGTCGCGCCCAGGCCGAGTCCGGTGAGGACATCGACCTGTCGGCCCCGAGCGACTGGCGCACGGTTCTGTTGCTGGCAGCGGCGTTCTTGGCCAACGCGGCGCTCGTCGACGTCATCGGCTTCCCGCTCTCGGGCATGATCCTGTTCTGGGGCTCGGCCTACGCGCTCGGTAGCCGCAACACCGTTCGAGACCCGCTCGTGGCGGCGGTGCTCTCGATCGTGACGTTCCTGGCGTTCAACAACCTGCTCGGGGTTCCGCTGCCCGGCGGCCCGCTGATGGGGGTGCTGTGA
- a CDS encoding Bug family tripartite tricarboxylate transporter substrate binding protein has translation MRLRSAFAIAGALLLVLLVPPLASTQSDTRAGGEIRNFRVLVPNSPGGGYDITARTAVKAMEDAGLNRNNEVFNLPGAGGTVGLGRVVNERGNGSLAMSMGLGVVGSVFTNNSPVSLQDTTPIAKTVEEPNVVVVGKDSPYRDLDQLVSEWKARPGETPVGGGSSPGGPDHLAPMLMAKALGIAPKSVNYVSYDGGGELLASVLGGKVDFGVSGIGEYRDQIESGELRVLAVTGAKRIPGVDAPTLQEAGVDVEFTNWRGIVAPPGMSDEDTERMISLFRRMHDTPEWREALQRNGWSDAFQTGDEFGAFMRQERDRVESVLKELGLV, from the coding sequence GTGCGACTTCGCAGCGCATTCGCGATCGCCGGGGCTCTGTTACTGGTACTGCTCGTGCCACCCCTGGCGAGCACGCAGTCCGACACCCGGGCAGGCGGGGAGATCCGGAACTTCCGGGTGCTGGTGCCGAATTCACCGGGCGGCGGGTACGACATCACCGCCCGGACGGCCGTCAAGGCCATGGAGGACGCGGGGCTCAACCGCAACAACGAGGTGTTCAACCTGCCGGGTGCCGGCGGCACCGTCGGGCTCGGCCGGGTCGTCAACGAGCGCGGCAACGGTTCGCTCGCGATGTCGATGGGCCTCGGTGTCGTCGGCAGCGTGTTCACCAACAACTCGCCGGTTTCGCTGCAGGACACCACGCCGATCGCGAAGACCGTCGAAGAACCGAACGTGGTCGTGGTCGGCAAGGATTCGCCGTACCGCGACCTGGACCAGCTCGTGTCGGAGTGGAAGGCCCGACCCGGTGAGACGCCGGTCGGCGGCGGATCCTCGCCCGGCGGGCCGGACCACCTCGCGCCGATGCTCATGGCCAAGGCCTTGGGCATCGCACCCAAGTCGGTGAACTACGTGTCCTACGACGGCGGTGGTGAACTGCTCGCGTCCGTGCTGGGCGGCAAGGTCGACTTCGGGGTCTCCGGCATCGGCGAGTACCGCGACCAGATCGAATCCGGTGAACTGCGCGTGCTCGCCGTGACCGGAGCGAAACGCATCCCCGGGGTCGACGCGCCGACGTTGCAGGAAGCGGGCGTGGACGTCGAGTTCACCAACTGGCGTGGCATCGTCGCTCCGCCCGGCATGTCCGACGAGGACACCGAACGGATGATCTCGCTGTTCCGCCGGATGCACGACACCCCTGAATGGCGCGAAGCGTTGCAGCGCAACGGATGGAGCGACGCCTTCCAGACCGGGGACGAGTTCGGCGCGTTCATGCGACAGGAACGCGACCGTGTGGAGTCGGTGCTCAAGGAGTTGGGACTGGTATGA